CAGATAACACAGTCTGCCATTCATCCACCGAGACCGTAAATGAAGAAGTAGGTAAAGGCATTTGAAGCTGGACCTTTGGGCTGGAATTCTCAAACCCATTTCTGTAAGCTGGCTGCCCAGAATCCTCTTCAGTTTCTCCATATTCTCTGTTCTTTGTGTTCTCTTCTTGACTCCCACAAAGCCCAAATGGTAGCTTCTTCATTGAAGTAGATTTTGGCTTCTTAACGGCTGATTTAAGAACATTCTCGATACGAGCTTtaaacattttttcttttccagGTTGAACCAAAAGCATCACAACACCCAATGTACAACCTTTCTTTTCAAAGATCTGTATCTTTTTACAGCAAATTGAGGCGTTGTCGAGCGCCCCGGACATTGCAGGCCACGAAATAGAGGAGTTACATGCAAATgtcaacttgaaaattgacccTTGGACTTCATCATCAGACACCTCTTGTATCATAATGGCTGGGTGGTCCTCCGCGGATGCCTGCTCTATCAATCTAATATGTAGAAAGACATCCTTCATTTCGAATCCAGCTTGCCCATAGCTATCAAAACAAGCCAAGTATATAGGAAAATGCCAAGACCAAAACAATCAACACCAAAGTCAAGAAATTATATGGTGGCACACAATAGGAAACTATCTAGCTTGTGGCAGTTCAACCAACCAGTACTCTTGGTCCAAACTATGTACACATAACAGCAACGACTACTACTAGTAAGCCTCAATCTCAAACTAGTGGAAATCGATTATATGAATTCTCAATCATCATAACACTACATTAAGCCATTTTCATTTTGATGCTCATGATCATGTATATACTGTAACACAAACAGTGCAGGAGTACTGCAGAACTCACAAGTCAAACACTATATATAGGTCCCAAAAGAAAAATAGCTATAGCTAGATTACACATACATTTGGAACTCACACTCTAAGGAGTAGTTTGGTAAACAGGATAAGGTGATATATCTCAGGATTAAGCGTGAGATAAAATTTATACTACGTTTAGTCTACGGTACAAATATATCTCCTAGGATAAAATTTATACTGCATAACCATCAATCAAACACAATATAAATTTTACCACACGCTTAATCTGGATATCCCGCCTTATCACATCCAACCTGCAATTATTTTATCGACTATGATCTAAATCTTAGATCCGCCAATGTCATAATGCATATCTAGAaacatgataatttttttttatacgtATATATTCACTATGAAAATCTCTAAGCAATGACGAGTTTATAACTAAGAAAAACAGTATAGTAGAAATGCAAAACCTGAGTGGAAAAGAGTCGTAATGCTTGCGAATATTAGAAACAAGCTTCTCCGGAAGTTGACTACCAGGATAAAGCTGAGTTAATCCCCGTACTACACTTCCCCAAACATGCTTCCGGCAAGTCTCAACCCGGTCCGACGCCGGTTCACGACCCGATTCAAGGTTAAGCGAGTTTTTCAGCGACGCAATAGCTTCCGATACATTCCGGCTCAGCCTCTGTAAACGCTTCTGCATCGCCGACGACTCTTTCAAACCTCCATTACCACCGCCGTTGCCACCGGCGGAGCAGCCATTTTCCGGCGGCGCCTCCGATCTGTCGTTGTTACTCATTAGAATTTGTTCTACCATGTCTTCATCCATACTTGCTCTACTCGACCAACACTCCAATGCTGCTGCCATTAGCTAATGGCAGATCCAGAATGTCACGTTTTCCTTGttgatttttcaatttgaaatGAAATCTAAAACATATATAGAGGAGTATTAtactattatttaattatattgacAGTTCGTTATGTGTATATGATTTGAGCAACTATATTGAGCTAGCTCGAAGGGAATACACTAGCTAGCTTTTGGAGTTCTAAAGTTTGTAGTATAAAAAAGGACTGAAAAGGAGAgatattgttttgttatatagAGACTGAGAGAGGGGAAATTGTAATAATGATACCCAACCATTTACGTGGCATTATTTGAATATTGGATTTAAAAGTTTTTCATCGTGAATTCCACCataaaattatgtatttaaaattaaGTAGATAAAATTAACACAAATCATATTAATAGTTGAGAATTCAATTtcttaaaaaacatataaagatttatggttttgaaaaaaGTTCAtttaactcaaaaaattaaaataatactatATAAATTGAGACGAAGAAGTAAGTATTTCTTGAAAAATCAGTAACtcatgattttcaaaattttcattttgtcaatgcatattttgttttgttatccTGTAATTTCctgttattttttttcctttcctttaattttttggtCTTAATTTATTGTTTATACCCACTTTTATCTTTAATTAAtaactataattattatttaatgtatattttaaagtattgattttcaaaaagaatataataaattatttattacttactccctccatcccaaactatccgtcccaaattgagatgacacattaattaagaataataattaataacacatctagtttatcatagtaaacctattaaatgatgtttacattttaatttgaagaaaaaataatcaatGCAAAGggtataacataaaaaaaattatctcctcttaattaattaaaaaagacaagtaaaatagaaaattaaattaaaaaatatgggACGAATaatttgaaacggaggaagtatattaAGGAATGTTTTGGGTTAACAATGATCAAGCAAAGACGAAATGGAATAATATTTTTGGTGTGTGATAGAGAAGTGAGCGTATTCCCTCCGTCTCATATTAtttaagtatattttattttatgtgataattaagaaattataaaaataaagaaaaatttttaccaatttattttttaaaaaagtttttaaaatttttataaataaatgtgtatactttaaaaaaaaaatagtaattaagtAGTAGTACTACGTAGTAGTTTTGATAGGAGATGGTAGGGAAATAAATAGGGGCGGTGACAAAAAAGAGGGAGTAAAAGCGACGGGCGGAGCGGTGAATGTGATGATAGTTATGTCCGATGAAACATGGAATACTGATAGCGATTTGTCAATAGGTGTCCTCGGAGATTGAAGCACTCTTTGGGATGTGGgcctctattttttttcttttggttgcCCATCCGATACTCAGTATTCGCATTGGAGCCCCGATTAATTCGGATTATATATTGTAAGGTCCATTAAAATGACAAtgctcccaacagaattttcttCATACCAAAGTCAAATCCTCAACCTCTGATTAAGAGTGAAGCAATCCTATTCACCGCACCACAATTCATAGTGGTATGTGGACCTCTATCTTACCATACTCATAGTAGTGTTTTTTGTAACTTAGGaccatttggtagagtgtattaaaaatataatgcatgcattagtttttgTGCATTAGTAATACTTTGtttggtattatatttttaattatgcataactaatacttgcactaattatacactctattatgtattgaggtatgtattagtaatatatactattttttatgtattaacaaTGCAAGACGTTCAACACatgtattaaattattaaatgacattattatCCTTAAACTATTTCCCCCCTTCTTTTTCCACCATATCACATTCCCTATTCTTTTCTCACCATATTAAAAATTACTCTCTTTGTATTCTGCCGTGAAAAAGAAGATGTTGATTGATGAACTAGTATGAGATACAATAAAAAGGGCTCATCCAAGaagaaattattttcattttctgcAATAAATTTGATATCAGATGGGAAGCCTCAAGGCATTTTATCTTCGGATGGTAAATCCACCAAAAGATGAGACAGTTAGAATCAGGAAAATCCTGAAGCAATTTGGCACAGATGGAGATGCGAACATCTTCTATTGTTTTCAAAATCGCCGGTCAAGGTTTCGCCGTTGTCAATGACAATTCAGGCAAGCCTTAGTGCAGTCGAAGTAGGAGGAGACCAATCTGCAATTGCAAGGTCTAGTTGTGGCGGTGCAATTCAGTTTCACGTTAGCACTGCAAATCTGGGTCCATCATCTATTTCTTTCCCTATGGCTGCACCTTCCAGTTATCTTCTACTTGGTTCCTCCTCCCAAATAGATACATCTTCAGTTGGTCCGAAAGGAAAGTTTGAAGAAAACTTCTGCAAAAAATTATGTTGCACCATTTGTTCGAGCTTTGCTGTTTGTATGCATTAAAAACAGAGTGTACAAAAAAGGGTTGAAGAAAGGGCAATTCagtaaaaaaacatcattttataaaaattatacagatatatattatctttaatacatcaaattAAATATTATGTGAAAAATAATATGTGTAATTAATACCAACATTATCAATACTTGCATTAataatacaaacattattaatacactttatttaatattaatcttatacactctaccaaatgagcCTTAAAGTCAATCATGTCGTATCCAATGTAGTTTAGTAGTTCACATCGTACACTACCTAGTTTTCATTGTATGTGAATTGTGATTATAGTACTTTAGTGTTGATGATAACTTTAGTCTAGTGATTTTGTAttactcattcatttttttgTCTCCAAAGTTAAACTAATTGCTTGATTTTTTCATGAGATATATTctctttaattcaaaaataagtGGATCTTAATTTCAATGCAtatttattaaaacaaaaaagataatGTCAATTTTAAGTTTTATCGCAGAATTATGGAGAAAGACAGATTATCTACTTGTTATCAAATTTATCCTAGAGAAAGACACATACAACTATAATTAAAGATTATCTACATTTCCACGAAATAACTAAT
The Capsicum annuum cultivar UCD-10X-F1 chromosome 6, UCD10Xv1.1, whole genome shotgun sequence DNA segment above includes these coding regions:
- the LOC107875454 gene encoding probable LIM domain-containing serine/threonine-protein kinase DDB_G0287001 isoform X1, whose product is MAAALECWSSRASMDEDMVEQILMSNNDRSEAPPENGCSAGGNGGGNGGLKESSAMQKRLQRLSRNVSEAIASLKNSLNLESGREPASDRVETCRKHVWGSVVRGLTQLYPGSQLPEKLVSNIRKHYDSFPLSYGQAGFEMKDVFLHIRLIEQASAEDHPAIMIQEVSDDEVQGSIFKLTFACNSSISWPAMSGALDNASICCKKIQIFEKKGCTLGVVMLLVQPGKEKMFKARIENVLKSAVKKPKSTSMKKLPFGLCGSQEENTKNREYGETEEDSGQPAYRNGFENSSPKVQLQMPLPTSSFTVSVDEWQTVLSGGEEIGKWLLSSDNLEFIDQIGPSTFKGVYKGKRVTIEKLRGCDKGISYEFVLRKDLLELMTCGHKSILQFFGVCINENHGLCVLTKLMEAGSVYDLLLKKKKLQTKEIMRIATDVAEGIKFMNDHGVAYRDLNTQRIHLDKNGNACLGDMGIVAACRSIEEAMEYETDGYRWLAPEIIAGDPESVRETWMSNVYSFGMIIWELVAGEVAYSAYSPVQAAVGIAACGLRPEIPKDCPQVLRSLMIKCWDNCPSNRPQFAEILSTLVRSSSNSNSKTR
- the LOC107875454 gene encoding serine/threonine-protein kinase STY46 isoform X2, translating into MAAALECWSSRASMDEDMVEQILMSNNDRSEAPPENGCSAGGNGGGNGGLKESSAMQKRLQRLSRNVSEAIASLKNSLNLESGREPASDRVETCRKHVWGSVVRGLTQLYPGSQLPEKLVSNIRKHYDSFPLRLIEQASAEDHPAIMIQEVSDDEVQGSIFKLTFACNSSISWPAMSGALDNASICCKKIQIFEKKGCTLGVVMLLVQPGKEKMFKARIENVLKSAVKKPKSTSMKKLPFGLCGSQEENTKNREYGETEEDSGQPAYRNGFENSSPKVQLQMPLPTSSFTVSVDEWQTVLSGGEEIGKWLLSSDNLEFIDQIGPSTFKGVYKGKRVTIEKLRGCDKGISYEFVLRKDLLELMTCGHKSILQFFGVCINENHGLCVLTKLMEAGSVYDLLLKKKKLQTKEIMRIATDVAEGIKFMNDHGVAYRDLNTQRIHLDKNGNACLGDMGIVAACRSIEEAMEYETDGYRWLAPEIIAGDPESVRETWMSNVYSFGMIIWELVAGEVAYSAYSPVQAAVGIAACGLRPEIPKDCPQVLRSLMIKCWDNCPSNRPQFAEILSTLVRSSSNSNSKTR